The segment ATTGTAGACACAGGAAGCGCAGATAAAACAAAAGAGATCGCGAAAAAGAATAAAAAAGCAAAATTTTTTGACTTCACATGGAATAATAATTTCGCGGACGCAAGAAATTTCTCTATCAGCAAGGCAACAAAAGATTGGATTCTCTGGATTGACGCGGATGAAACCATCGCGGAAAAAGATCATCCATTCATCAAACAGATTGTCGCGGAAGAAAAATTCCCTGTTGTTGTGCTTGAACAACGGCATTACACAAACAATACCAAAAACCCACAGTACAAAGAAGTTGACGAACGATACAGAGAAGAAGCGAAAGAATTCTCTGGATATTATCCAACATTAATTACAAGACTCTTCAAAAACAAGTTAGGATTGGAGTTTGAAGGAGCAGTGCACGAAACCATTGACAAAAGTATGCAAAAGAAAGGTCTCAAATTCCTAAGAACAGATATTCCAATCCATCATTACCAAGCGTTGAAAGGAGAAAGCGTCGCAAAAGAAAAAAACGAAAAATACGCGGAATTATTGAAAGAAAAAGAAAAAGCTGATCCAAAAGACATCAAAACAATCCATGATCTCGCGATCACGCATCTCCAAAAGAGCGACTACACCACAGCGTTTTCATACTTCAAAAAAATATACGAATTGGATTCAGAATTATTGGAATCCTATTTAGGCATGGGCTTGATCTGGGCAAAACGAGGAGAGTATCAGCGAGCGATCAAATTCTTCTTAATGGCAATGGACAAAAAAACAACACGCACAATTGAACTTTCTATTCCAATCGCAAACGTTCGGGAAAACATTTTATATAATCTCGCGCTTTGTTTCCTCAAAACAAGAGAGCGTGCAAAAGCAGTGCAGATATTCAAAGACATGCTTCGTTTGAACAGCAGATTCTCACCGTTAATTCAGGAAAAATTAAAAGAGATTGGAGCAGTAGGAACGAAGCGTGCAGGGTAAGGATTACCATCCGATCTTTCGAGTGATACACTGTTTTTTTCTTCCATATGAAATGAAGGTTAAAATCAATTTTCTACTTTTTTGTTTTTTTTCTAAAAAATAACCCCATTCACCGAATTTCTCTTCTAATTTTTTTCTTTTTTGCTCGATACTTCGGTTCATGGGTCCCCCTGACAGTAAAAGGTCTTGCTAGCACGTGTATTCTCTTTGCTGATGAGAAAATATTCGCTTTGCTCTTACATGAATCGCCTTATTACATGAGAAGTCGGTGAAAGCCCCGCACTTTAGTGCGGGGATGAAGCCGTTATCTTCTCATGTTTAATAATCCCGACGGCAAAGCCCACGTCTTTATTTCGAAACAAAGTTTCGTAATACTACAAACCAACTCTTTCTAACTTTTCTAGTTGGTTTGAAATAGACGTGGGATACGCCATCTGGGATTATTTTTACTTTTTGGAATCCCTAAATATTTTTATTACCGAATGGGTTTAATACCCCGGAGCTCTGCTGCGGATTCAAAAACCCATGAGCGTAATGACACAAATTCCGTTAAGAAAATTCACCGATACCCCGGAGCTCTGCTCCGATTGGGATGGTGAATTTTTAGGAATTTGTATTCATTTATTGAACTATGAAAAAACAAAATTCTGAAAATGCCGAAGACAATACCTCCACTCCTTATAGAAAATCAACAATTTCACTTGCTAGATCGGATGGCACGATAAGGAGAAAAAGAGAATAATAACCTCCTATAACCAATAACAAGTAATTACTGTTCTAACTCATCCAAACCTTTCTCAAAGCGGTTGGTCAAAAAATATGAAAGCCCTTTTGGCGTGAAATAGACGGTATGCCGCAAGAATTCACCTAACTTGTATGGCTTTGTTTCAACCTCAACCTTCTTCTTGTTTCTGCCAACAGCTTTTTTCTTCAGCACATCAAGAATCGCGTCTGTTGTCGGAGCAGCGTCAATGTGCGTAAAATCTTTTCCAAACATCGAAAGATGATGGACGTCAGAATTACCGACAAGCGGAATTTGTAATTGCGACGCCGCGAAAATCGCCTTTTTGTTAAAGTTGATTGTTTTTGTGTAAAAGTGAGAATGTTCTATGAAATCAAAAAGTTTTGGATGATCGAAAACATTATTTCCAAGACAAGAGGGAAGCACGAAAAAAGGATGAGGCGCGCCAACAAGCACATGATCTTTGAATTGATACAGATCGTCGAGGGTTTTCACTTTCGCTGCTTCTTCTTTGGTAATATTATAGACAAGCGTGTGCTGATTGTTGATCGTCAGTTCAGCGCCCTGCAACAAAGTAATGCCTTTTTTCTTCGCGTAACTTCTCAACTGATTTGTTTCAAAGAGTTTGTTATGCCAAGTAATGCCGAGAACATCAAATTTTTGTTTTGCGGCGATGTTGACAATATCTTGCGCGGTATATTGAATCTGCGTATCAACAGGATCGCCTTTTGTGTGAATGTGTAAGTCTGCTTTGAGCATGAAGGAAGAAGATAACAGTCCATTTTTAAGACTTGTGAAAGGAAGAGTTAAATTTAGAACAAGCAAAAAACAACAACAATGGCACAGACGGTCGTGCTCACGCACGCCCTACTCCGCAAACGAGAACACCTCACTGCGTAAGGTAACCTCGTTCGCTCCGTCTGGCCATGTTGTTTTTTGTTAATAAAAGACAAACGCGCAAGGTCGAACGTTTCTGTGAGACCTTGTGCGTTGAGACGCGAGCATTTGTCGAGCGTCTCTTTTATTATTTAGAAACATTAGAATATAGTAAACGACACAATTGACGCATAAAATATAATATCGTTTATTATTCTAGTAACGGACAACAAGTATGTCTTATTTATGTCCGTTACTAATATTCGAAAAAGTAATCTTCATTCTCTATGAATAATTGTTAATTTTACTTCCACAAAGCTTATAAATAATTGCGCATTAATTTCTGACATGGCAGAGGCATTTGAAAACTATCAAAGCACAAAAGATATTCCTATTGATCCTAAAGCGATAAATCAAGTCATCGGACAAGACGACGCAGTAGAAATTATAAAAAAGGCGGCAGAACAAAGGCGACACGTTCTCTTGATTGGGGAACCAGGAACAGGAAAATCGCTTCTCGGTTTCGCGCTTGCTGAACTGCTTCCAAAAGAAAAATTAGTAGACATTGTCGCGTTTCCAAATCCACATGATGAAAACCAACCATTAATTAGAACAATGCCAAGTGGCACTGCGCGGGATTTAGTCATGCGCGCGCGCATTGAAAGCGCGTCCATGTTCAAGAATCAAAATATTATTTTCCTCGTTGTTGTTTTTATATTATCACTAATCCCATTCTGGTTGTGGAAGACTGGAAAAATTTCTGATGTTATTTTCGCGGCGTCAATTATCACGACAGCTGTTGCGTTTATTGGAGTAGTCTTCGCGATGAATATCGGAAAACGAATGGGCGGCGAACGGGTGCAAATTCCAAAAATCATTGTAGATAATTTTCAGAAAAAACAAGCGCCATTTTTTGACGCGACAGGAGCGCACGCAGGAGCGTTGTTGGGAGACGTCCTTCACGACCCATTCCAATCTGGTGGGTTAGGAACACCTGCGCATGAAAGAATTATCGCGGGAATGATTCACAAAGCGCACATGGGTGTTTTGTTCGTTGATGAAATCGCGACATTACAGCCACACACCCAGCAAGAACTACTAACAGCGTTGCAGGAAGGAAAATACCCCATCACTGGTCAATCAGAGAGAAGCGCGGGCGCGATGGTGCGAACAGAAGTTGTTCCGTGTAATTTTATTCTTGTCGCTGCGGGAAATATGGATACAATGAAGAATATGCATCCTGCGTTACGAAGCAGAATCCGTGGATATGGTTATGAAGTGTATATGAAAGAGACAATGCCGGACACACCAGAAAATAGAATCAAAATCGCGCGCTTTGTTGCGCAGGAAGTCACAAAGGACAAAAAAATTCCTCATTTTGACAGAGAAGCGGTTGAAGCGATTATTGAAGAAGCAAAACGCAGAGCAAACAGAAAAGGTCATATCACCTTACGATTACGAGAACTTGGTGGCATTATTCGAGCAGCAGGAGATCTTGCGACAGAAGAAAAAGCAAAACTCGTTGAACGAAAACATGTCCTTGCGGCGAAAAAACTTGCGCGAACATTAGAGCAGCAGCTTGCTGATAAATATATTGAACGAAAAAAAGAATATGAGATTATAATTACAGAAGGACAAAAAGTGGGCAGAGTAAATGGTCTTGCTGTTATTGGTGGCGGCGACGCGTACTCTGGAATCATCCTTCCTATTGAAGCGGAAGTCACTCCTGGTGGAAAACGAGGAGAATTCATCGCGACAGGAAAGCTTGGAGAGATCGCGAAAGAAGCGGTGAAAAACGTTTCTGCGATTATTAAGAAATATTTCGGTGAAGACATTAAAGAGAAATATGATATTTACATCCAATTCCTGCAAACCTATGAAGGAGTCGAAG is part of the Candidatus Woesearchaeota archaeon genome and harbors:
- a CDS encoding glycosyltransferase, with amino-acid sequence MARGRESTTTQQKLTGDNRGEAMKRDAKIADERENNNDKKINNNDNNSNYKQDNNNKTKAPTISACMIVKNEEKFLLQCLDSINNLVDEIIIVDTGSADKTKEIAKKNKKAKFFDFTWNNNFADARNFSISKATKDWILWIDADETIAEKDHPFIKQIVAEEKFPVVVLEQRHYTNNTKNPQYKEVDERYREEAKEFSGYYPTLITRLFKNKLGLEFEGAVHETIDKSMQKKGLKFLRTDIPIHHYQALKGESVAKEKNEKYAELLKEKEKADPKDIKTIHDLAITHLQKSDYTTAFSYFKKIYELDSELLESYLGMGLIWAKRGEYQRAIKFFLMAMDKKTTRTIELSIPIANVRENILYNLALCFLKTRERAKAVQIFKDMLRLNSRFSPLIQEKLKEIGAVGTKRAG
- a CDS encoding PHP domain-containing protein, with the protein product MLKADLHIHTKGDPVDTQIQYTAQDIVNIAAKQKFDVLGITWHNKLFETNQLRSYAKKKGITLLQGAELTINNQHTLVYNITKEEAAKVKTLDDLYQFKDHVLVGAPHPFFVLPSCLGNNVFDHPKLFDFIEHSHFYTKTINFNKKAIFAASQLQIPLVGNSDVHHLSMFGKDFTHIDAAPTTDAILDVLKKKAVGRNKKKVEVETKPYKLGEFLRHTVYFTPKGLSYFLTNRFEKGLDELEQ
- the lonB gene encoding ATP-dependent protease LonB codes for the protein MAEAFENYQSTKDIPIDPKAINQVIGQDDAVEIIKKAAEQRRHVLLIGEPGTGKSLLGFALAELLPKEKLVDIVAFPNPHDENQPLIRTMPSGTARDLVMRARIESASMFKNQNIIFLVVVFILSLIPFWLWKTGKISDVIFAASIITTAVAFIGVVFAMNIGKRMGGERVQIPKIIVDNFQKKQAPFFDATGAHAGALLGDVLHDPFQSGGLGTPAHERIIAGMIHKAHMGVLFVDEIATLQPHTQQELLTALQEGKYPITGQSERSAGAMVRTEVVPCNFILVAAGNMDTMKNMHPALRSRIRGYGYEVYMKETMPDTPENRIKIARFVAQEVTKDKKIPHFDREAVEAIIEEAKRRANRKGHITLRLRELGGIIRAAGDLATEEKAKLVERKHVLAAKKLARTLEQQLADKYIERKKEYEIIITEGQKVGRVNGLAVIGGGDAYSGIILPIEAEVTPGGKRGEFIATGKLGEIAKEAVKNVSAIIKKYFGEDIKEKYDIYIQFLQTYEGVEGDSASIAVAVAIISALKDVPIKQSYAMTGSLSVRGETLPVGGVTAKVEAAIEAGIKKVIVPKSNLQDIVLSEKQLEKIKIIPVETLEEVLEEVLDWKGKESVFKKMLKK